In Pelosinus sp. UFO1, one genomic interval encodes:
- a CDS encoding class II fructose-bisphosphate aldolase, translating to MALVTMNDLLQDARNRKYAVGGFNVFNLETLCAVVEVAEELKTPLVLGITERFFKFVDVDTLSAAMVRAAQKSSVPIALHLDHGYTYEGIIKAIRWGFTSVMFDGSSLSVVENLKRTKEVTRIAHSLGVSVEGELGYVGCCEHAEDINEDNIVTCDVAANFVDKTNIDALAVSVGNHHGAYRGTTNLNIARLSQLNSVINVPLVMHGGSRLSSDDYLNSIKYGITKINIPTDTSMAASEKLRTELLENPGANYISLMSAVKKGVKNSVRKYMLHFNCISKAI from the coding sequence TTGGCATTGGTAACAATGAATGATTTGCTTCAAGATGCACGTAATCGGAAATATGCAGTTGGCGGTTTTAATGTATTTAATCTGGAGACACTATGTGCTGTTGTGGAAGTTGCGGAAGAATTGAAGACTCCCTTGGTGCTCGGCATAACAGAACGATTTTTTAAGTTTGTTGATGTAGATACCTTAAGTGCGGCTATGGTACGTGCTGCACAAAAATCATCTGTCCCAATCGCACTTCACTTAGACCATGGTTATACCTATGAAGGAATTATTAAAGCAATACGCTGGGGTTTTACGTCTGTGATGTTTGATGGATCATCCTTGTCTGTTGTTGAAAATTTAAAACGTACAAAAGAAGTTACACGTATAGCCCATTCCCTCGGCGTATCTGTTGAAGGTGAATTGGGCTATGTTGGTTGTTGTGAACATGCTGAAGATATTAACGAAGACAATATTGTTACATGTGATGTAGCGGCAAATTTTGTGGATAAAACTAATATTGATGCTTTGGCTGTTTCGGTAGGTAATCATCATGGAGCATACCGAGGTACTACAAATTTGAATATTGCTAGATTAAGTCAATTAAATTCCGTAATTAATGTTCCCTTAGTTATGCATGGAGGCTCTAGGCTTAGTAGTGATGATTATTTAAACTCTATAAAATATGGAATAACTAAAATTAACATTCCTACAGATACATCTATGGCGGCAAGTGAAAAACTTAGAACAGAACTGTTAGAAAATCCAGGAGCTAATTACATCTCTTTAATGTCTGCGGTTAAAAAAGGAGTTAAAAATTCAGTTCGTAAATATATGTTGCATTTCAATTGTATTTCCAAAGCAATATAG
- a CDS encoding anaerobic C4-dicarboxylate transporter, which yields MLGMEFLVILGCLILGTRYGGMGLGLISGIGLFILTFVFHLQPGQPPVDVMLTILAVIGCASVLQTAGGLNVMMKVAERILRRHPAYITILAPVTTWTLTFLCGTGHVVYTMFPIIYDIAVKKGIRPERPMAVASVASQMGIGASPVSVSVVSMVSILAQAHGVGKAIGILDLLSVSIPSTLIGVIVAALWSMNRGKDLDKDEEFQAKLKDPEQKAYIYGSSETLLDKVFPKESYWATWIFFAAIGVVVLFGSFPNLLPSFGPAGKMKPLSMNLVIQMLMLIAGAIILIVCKVNQREISNGPVFKAGMVAIVSVFGVAWMSETFFHAHFDLLKSTLAGIVASKPWMYAIVLFLVSKLVNSQGAAVAAIAPLGLSLGVDPKMMVAFFSASYGYFVLPTYPSDLACIGFDRSGTTRIGKFIINHSFIAPGLIGVGVGCLTGYLLVSIFM from the coding sequence ATGCTTGGTATGGAATTTTTGGTAATTCTAGGATGTTTGATTTTAGGTACTCGATATGGAGGTATGGGACTAGGACTAATTAGTGGTATTGGTCTTTTTATTCTTACTTTTGTCTTTCATTTACAACCTGGACAGCCTCCTGTCGATGTTATGTTAACCATTTTAGCGGTAATTGGTTGTGCATCTGTCTTACAAACTGCTGGCGGTTTAAATGTCATGATGAAGGTTGCGGAACGTATACTCCGCCGACATCCTGCGTACATCACGATTTTGGCTCCAGTTACTACTTGGACATTAACTTTCTTATGTGGTACTGGTCACGTAGTCTATACTATGTTTCCTATTATTTATGACATTGCCGTAAAGAAAGGTATTCGTCCAGAAAGACCCATGGCCGTTGCTTCCGTTGCCTCACAAATGGGTATCGGTGCATCTCCAGTATCGGTTTCGGTAGTTTCAATGGTTTCAATTTTGGCGCAAGCTCATGGTGTAGGTAAAGCGATTGGTATTCTTGATTTATTATCTGTTTCAATTCCATCTACCTTAATCGGGGTAATCGTAGCGGCTCTTTGGAGTATGAACCGTGGTAAGGATCTTGATAAGGATGAGGAATTTCAAGCTAAGCTCAAAGATCCTGAACAAAAAGCATATATTTATGGAAGTTCTGAGACATTGTTGGATAAAGTGTTTCCAAAGGAATCCTACTGGGCAACTTGGATTTTCTTTGCTGCTATTGGTGTTGTAGTATTGTTTGGTTCATTTCCAAATTTACTTCCCTCCTTTGGTCCCGCTGGTAAGATGAAACCCTTATCCATGAATCTAGTGATTCAGATGTTAATGTTGATCGCAGGTGCTATTATTTTAATTGTTTGTAAGGTTAATCAAAGAGAAATTTCCAATGGACCTGTCTTTAAGGCTGGTATGGTGGCGATTGTTTCAGTATTTGGTGTTGCGTGGATGAGCGAGACTTTCTTTCATGCGCATTTTGATTTGTTAAAGAGTACTTTAGCTGGAATTGTTGCTAGCAAACCTTGGATGTATGCGATTGTGCTATTTCTAGTTTCAAAATTAGTAAACAGTCAAGGTGCTGCTGTTGCTGCTATTGCGCCATTGGGTCTTAGCTTAGGCGTAGATCCCAAAATGATGGTAGCTTTCTTCTCAGCTTCTTACGGCTATTTTGTATTACCAACTTATCCAAGTGATTTAGCTTGTATTGGTTTTGATCGTTCCGGTACTACTCGTATTGGTAAATTCATTATCAATCATAGTTTTATTGCCCCTGGTCTAATTGGCGTTGGAGTAGGGTGTCTTACTGGTTACTTATTAGTTAGTATATTTATGTAA
- the thrS gene encoding threonine--tRNA ligase: MKIQITLKDGSMREVEQGTTLAEFAASISRSLAKSAVAAKVDGHVTDLPIKLEKDAKVEFLTFQDAEGRDAFRHTSSHILAQAVKRLFDDAKIAIGPAIANGFYYDFDMASAFTIDDLAKIQAEMEKIVKEDLPIERVEVDRDEAIRIFENLGEDYKVELIRDLPADVTISMYKQGEFIDLCAGPHLPSTGKVKAIKLQSVAGAYWRGDEKRKMLQRIYGTSFEKKAELDEYITMLEEAAKRDHRKLGKELDLFSIQEEGPGFPFFHPKGMVLRNELENFWRKLHFKYRYQEIKTPIILNQKLWQQSGHWDHYRENMYFTKIDNEGYAVKPMNCPGGILVYRTQHHSYRDFPLRTAELGLVHRHEISGALHGLMRVRSFTQDDAHIFMLPAQIKSEIQGVIDLFDTVYSTFGLSYHAELSTKPEKAMGSDEVWEVTTNALREALEERGMEYRVNEGDGAFYGPKIDFHLRDSIGRTWQCGTIQLDMQMPEKFDLTYVGEDGQKHRPVMIHRVAFGSMERFIGILIEHYAGAFPTWLSPVQVKILPITDRQAEYARELAATMFEQEIRVEVDERSEKIGYKIREAQLEKVPYILVVGDKEVESNSVAVRKRGQGDIGAQNATEFISTLLKEIKEKQ; this comes from the coding sequence ATGAAGATTCAAATTACGCTAAAAGATGGAAGTATGCGTGAGGTTGAGCAGGGAACAACCCTAGCTGAATTTGCAGCATCTATAAGCCGTAGTTTAGCCAAAAGTGCTGTAGCTGCAAAGGTGGATGGCCATGTAACCGATTTGCCAATTAAATTAGAAAAGGATGCGAAAGTAGAATTTCTTACTTTCCAAGATGCTGAAGGACGTGATGCCTTCCGCCATACATCGTCACATATCTTGGCTCAGGCTGTAAAACGTTTGTTTGATGATGCAAAAATAGCAATTGGCCCAGCAATCGCTAATGGTTTTTATTATGATTTTGATATGGCTTCTGCCTTCACAATAGACGATTTAGCGAAGATTCAAGCTGAAATGGAGAAGATTGTTAAGGAAGACCTCCCAATTGAAAGAGTGGAAGTTGACCGTGATGAGGCTATTCGTATATTTGAAAACCTAGGTGAAGATTACAAAGTGGAACTGATTAGAGATTTGCCTGCTGATGTAACGATATCCATGTATAAACAAGGGGAATTCATTGATTTATGTGCTGGTCCACATCTTCCATCAACAGGAAAAGTAAAGGCAATCAAACTACAGAGCGTAGCTGGCGCTTATTGGCGCGGTGATGAAAAACGTAAGATGTTGCAGCGAATTTATGGTACTTCTTTTGAAAAGAAAGCGGAGTTAGATGAATATATTACTATGTTGGAAGAGGCTGCGAAACGAGATCATCGTAAGTTAGGTAAAGAACTTGACTTGTTTAGCATACAAGAAGAGGGGCCGGGATTTCCATTTTTCCATCCTAAGGGAATGGTTCTTAGAAATGAATTGGAAAATTTCTGGCGTAAATTACATTTTAAATATAGATACCAAGAAATTAAGACTCCGATTATTTTAAATCAAAAGCTATGGCAACAGTCCGGTCATTGGGATCACTATCGAGAAAATATGTATTTTACCAAAATTGATAATGAAGGATACGCAGTAAAACCAATGAATTGTCCAGGAGGAATTTTAGTATATCGTACCCAACACCATAGTTATCGGGATTTTCCTCTTAGAACAGCTGAGTTAGGTTTAGTACATCGTCATGAAATCTCTGGAGCGTTACATGGGTTAATGCGTGTGCGGAGTTTTACCCAAGACGATGCTCATATTTTTATGTTGCCAGCACAAATTAAATCGGAGATACAAGGCGTAATTGATTTATTTGATACTGTGTATAGTACATTCGGTTTGTCTTATCATGCAGAATTAAGCACAAAACCAGAAAAAGCAATGGGTTCTGATGAAGTATGGGAAGTAACGACTAATGCTCTTAGAGAGGCTTTGGAAGAACGGGGTATGGAGTACCGTGTTAACGAAGGCGATGGTGCTTTCTACGGTCCTAAAATTGATTTTCATCTTAGAGATTCTATTGGCCGTACTTGGCAGTGTGGTACGATACAATTGGATATGCAGATGCCAGAAAAGTTTGATCTTACCTATGTAGGGGAAGATGGGCAAAAACATCGTCCTGTTATGATCCATCGTGTAGCGTTTGGTAGTATGGAAAGATTTATCGGAATTTTAATCGAACATTATGCCGGCGCCTTTCCGACTTGGTTATCACCTGTACAGGTTAAAATTTTACCGATTACTGACCGCCAAGCAGAATATGCTCGAGAGTTAGCAGCTACTATGTTTGAACAAGAAATACGTGTAGAAGTAGATGAGCGTAGTGAAAAAATTGGTTACAAGATTCGTGAAGCACAGTTAGAAAAAGTTCCTTATATCTTAGTTGTTGGCGACAAAGAAGTGGAATCAAATAGCGTTGCTGTGCGTAAACGTGGTCAAGGTGATATTGGTGCACAAAATGCTACTGAATTTATTTCCACTCTGTTAAAAGAAATAAAAGAAAAACAATAA
- a CDS encoding helicase-related protein, with translation MDEADRLLDDRNVDSVKAVLKTTLRDRQVLLFSATITPQTLVLATGIMRDPEVITVAEESSDRPDITHMYFVAEQRDKAEVVRKMVRLVNAERALVFINKSEDIEETTAKLVYHGLKAAGIHGSSIKGDRKRSLEEFRKGKVNLLVASDVAARGLDIVGVDYVFNLDLPEDPQIYLHRVGRTGRAGKSGIAISIVTKKEVALIHKYEKFLKINIAPKYMEHGKIFDSGKTRK, from the coding sequence ATTGATGAGGCGGATCGATTACTAGACGATAGAAATGTTGATAGTGTGAAAGCTGTACTAAAAACAACATTAAGAGATCGACAGGTCTTGTTATTTTCGGCGACGATAACTCCGCAAACGTTGGTATTAGCTACAGGAATTATGCGTGATCCGGAGGTTATTACCGTTGCAGAAGAATCTAGTGATAGACCTGATATTACTCATATGTATTTCGTTGCAGAACAAAGAGATAAGGCAGAAGTAGTACGTAAAATGGTAAGATTAGTAAATGCTGAACGTGCATTGGTTTTCATCAATAAAAGTGAAGATATTGAAGAGACTACGGCAAAACTTGTCTATCATGGACTAAAAGCTGCTGGTATACACGGTAGCTCTATAAAAGGTGATCGTAAAAGATCTTTAGAAGAATTTCGGAAGGGGAAAGTTAATCTTCTGGTTGCTTCAGATGTAGCAGCACGGGGATTAGATATTGTTGGTGTAGATTATGTGTTTAATCTGGATCTGCCTGAAGATCCGCAAATATATTTACATCGTGTAGGCCGCACTGGGCGAGCAGGTAAAAGTGGTATTGCTATCTCTATTGTCACTAAAAAGGAAGTTGCCTTGATTCATAAATATGAGAAATTCTTAAAAATAAATATAGCACCCAAATATATGGAACATGGCAAAATATTTGATAGTGGCAAAACTCGTAAGTAG
- a CDS encoding DEAD/DEAH box helicase, with amino-acid sequence MSNSFETIGITTSLIEGLGKAGINVPTGIQEKVIPLALIGKDIIGQSATGTGKTLAYLLPLFQKIDTTKREMQAMILAPTHELAIQIQRQIEVLAKNSEVPITSTPIIGNVNIARQIDKLKEKPHIIVGSSGRILELIQKRK; translated from the coding sequence ATGAGTAATTCATTTGAAACAATAGGCATAACTACATCACTGATAGAAGGATTGGGTAAGGCTGGAATCAATGTTCCTACTGGGATACAGGAAAAGGTAATTCCCTTGGCCTTAATTGGAAAGGACATCATAGGGCAATCGGCAACTGGTACAGGTAAAACATTAGCATATTTATTACCTTTATTCCAAAAAATCGATACGACGAAACGTGAAATGCAGGCTATGATTCTTGCACCTACTCATGAACTTGCTATTCAGATACAACGGCAAATTGAGGTCTTAGCGAAAAATTCAGAAGTACCTATAACTTCAACCCCGATTATCGGAAATGTAAATATCGCGAGGCAGATTGATAAATTAAAAGAGAAACCTCACATTATAGTAGGATCTAGTGGTAGAATATTAGAGTTGATACAAAAAAGAAAATAA
- a CDS encoding nitroreductase family protein, whose translation MNEVINTIKTRRSVRIYREEQIKEEELQMILEAGLWAPSGHNAQPWHIAVIQDRKLIEHMSHVATQDMAQSTLQWVARMGRSGRNLFYNAPTVLIVSGKKEEDTMLSSVVDCSAAIQNILLAAESLDIGSCWIGLIRFFFAHEMEVEKLQLPAGYKPLYAVCLGYKARMNGRGPERKNGTVSYIR comes from the coding sequence ATGAATGAAGTTATTAATACTATTAAGACTCGACGAAGCGTACGTATTTACCGAGAGGAACAAATTAAGGAAGAGGAATTACAGATGATCCTAGAGGCTGGTTTATGGGCACCGAGTGGCCATAATGCTCAGCCATGGCATATTGCTGTCATTCAAGATAGAAAACTAATAGAACATATGAGTCATGTTGCTACGCAAGATATGGCTCAATCAACTTTACAATGGGTGGCCCGTATGGGGCGTAGTGGGCGAAATCTCTTTTATAATGCTCCAACTGTGCTTATTGTATCAGGTAAGAAAGAAGAGGATACTATGCTTAGTTCTGTTGTAGACTGTTCAGCTGCAATTCAAAATATATTATTGGCTGCGGAGTCACTAGATATCGGTTCTTGTTGGATTGGGTTAATTCGATTCTTTTTTGCTCATGAGATGGAAGTTGAGAAACTACAGTTACCAGCAGGATATAAGCCTTTATATGCTGTTTGTTTGGGATATAAGGCACGAATGAATGGTCGAGGCCCAGAACGTAAGAATGGAACTGTTAGTTATATTCGATAA
- a CDS encoding cation:proton antiporter regulatory subunit: MQSSNMGVAHNLVSSNIMDCIELSPSLGIVEVSIPRAPIGKTLAETNLRAKFEINVVAIKRGEALIIPPLPSEKFKEDDVLVVVGGIKGIQRLEDLS; this comes from the coding sequence ATGCAAAGTTCAAATATGGGGGTAGCTCATAATTTAGTTTCTAGTAATATAATGGATTGCATAGAACTTTCTCCTAGTTTAGGTATTGTGGAAGTTAGTATACCTAGGGCGCCTATAGGAAAAACTCTAGCTGAAACGAATTTAAGGGCAAAATTTGAAATTAATGTTGTAGCAATTAAAAGAGGCGAAGCTTTAATTATTCCACCACTGCCAAGTGAAAAATTTAAAGAGGACGATGTTTTAGTAGTTGTTGGTGGTATTAAAGGAATACAACGTTTGGAGGATCTTTCTTGA
- the rplT gene encoding 50S ribosomal protein L20, protein MPRVKKGVTAHKRHKKILKLAKGYRGSKSKLFKKANETVMKALYYARRDRRAKKGEFRRLWISRINAAARLNGLSYSKLISGLNKAGVEVNRKMMADFAVNDMSAFAKLVEIAKEQVK, encoded by the coding sequence ATGCCAAGAGTTAAAAAAGGCGTGACAGCACATAAACGTCATAAAAAAATTCTAAAGTTAGCTAAAGGTTATAGAGGTTCTAAGAGCAAACTGTTTAAAAAAGCAAATGAAACAGTAATGAAAGCTCTTTATTATGCTCGTCGTGATCGTCGCGCGAAAAAAGGCGAATTCCGTAGATTGTGGATTTCTCGTATTAATGCTGCAGCTCGTTTAAATGGTCTTTCTTACAGCAAATTGATTAGTGGTTTAAATAAAGCTGGTGTAGAAGTAAACCGTAAAATGATGGCTGATTTTGCAGTAAACGATATGTCTGCTTTTGCTAAGCTTGTTGAAATTGCTAAAGAGCAAGTTAAATAG
- the ytxC gene encoding putative sporulation protein YtxC yields the protein MKLLSVGLSGTTQDIREKLQLDCKTLIKDGYRVAIDETNKGHYTFIGCNVMEGELSFRNYERIKNAVKHHVAQMLAELIISREEKKIVYKIIEHNYYYFSEEERKIIYDNALHLLNDNYGVVADFGFGMRCKSIVEKIGEYLNSHHELVLEGFVNFRLKEYRENLAKVVDTAVDDFMMELEYKEFIRVLRYFITIQEPQMEEVHVVIINCGTYKILDEQGNLINNQMLETFASNSDETINYEDLLITALITIAPYSVMVHVDDNYRSATQGVVDIIKNIFEGRFMVCNGCDFCIKAYKEYFTPPS from the coding sequence GTGAAATTGCTTTCTGTTGGCTTAAGCGGAACAACCCAAGATATACGCGAGAAACTCCAACTGGATTGTAAAACGCTAATAAAGGACGGATATAGAGTAGCTATTGATGAAACGAATAAAGGACATTATACTTTTATTGGTTGTAACGTAATGGAAGGTGAGTTGTCTTTTCGTAATTATGAACGAATAAAGAATGCCGTCAAACATCATGTTGCCCAAATGCTGGCCGAATTGATTATTTCACGAGAAGAAAAAAAGATTGTTTACAAAATTATCGAACATAATTACTATTATTTTTCTGAAGAAGAACGTAAAATTATTTACGATAATGCATTGCATTTACTGAATGATAACTATGGTGTAGTTGCAGATTTTGGCTTTGGCATGCGTTGTAAAAGTATAGTAGAAAAGATTGGGGAATATCTTAATTCTCATCATGAACTGGTTTTGGAGGGATTTGTAAATTTTAGATTAAAAGAATATCGAGAAAATTTAGCAAAAGTGGTAGATACAGCTGTAGATGATTTTATGATGGAATTGGAATACAAAGAATTTATTCGTGTATTGCGATATTTTATTACAATTCAAGAGCCGCAAATGGAAGAAGTACACGTTGTGATTATTAACTGTGGAACTTATAAAATTTTGGATGAACAAGGAAACCTAATTAACAATCAAATGTTAGAAACATTTGCATCGAATAGTGATGAAACAATTAATTATGAAGATTTGTTAATTACAGCTCTTATTACAATAGCTCCTTACAGCGTTATGGTTCACGTTGATGATAATTATCGGTCTGCTACCCAAGGTGTAGTAGATATTATAAAAAATATTTTTGAGGGTAGGTTTATGGTATGTAATGGGTGTGATTTTTGTATAAAAGCTTATAAGGAATATTTTACACCTCCTAGTTGA
- the rpmI gene encoding 50S ribosomal protein L35 produces MPKMKTRRAAAKRFKITGSGEFKRSKAFKRHILEKKGPARKRNLRKAGLVSKADHERVTKMLPYA; encoded by the coding sequence ATGCCAAAAATGAAAACACGTAGAGCTGCTGCTAAACGCTTTAAAATTACTGGTAGTGGTGAGTTCAAACGTTCTAAAGCTTTTAAACGTCACATCCTTGAGAAAAAAGGTCCAGCTCGTAAACGCAATTTGCGTAAAGCTGGTTTGGTTAGTAAAGCTGACCACGAACGCGTAACGAAAATGCTTCCTTACGCCTAA
- the infC gene encoding translation initiation factor IF-3 has translation MSKDTLRINEEIRAREVRLTSATNEPLGIVQLRDALQMAAEQHLDLVEVAPTAKPPVCRIMDFGKFKYEQQKRDKETKKKQKVVTVKEVKLRPNIEDHDFDVKFKNAQRFLEDGDKVKVTIMFRGRELSHPELGKKVLDKMASQIKDLANIERAARLEGKNMIMILAPKPQN, from the coding sequence ATTAGCAAAGACACATTAAGAATTAACGAGGAAATCAGGGCTAGGGAAGTTCGTTTGACTAGTGCGACTAATGAACCATTAGGAATTGTCCAACTAAGGGATGCGTTGCAGATGGCAGCGGAACAACATCTTGATCTAGTGGAAGTAGCGCCAACAGCTAAACCACCAGTATGTCGTATTATGGACTTTGGTAAGTTCAAATATGAGCAACAAAAACGCGACAAAGAAACTAAGAAAAAACAAAAAGTTGTAACTGTCAAAGAAGTTAAACTACGTCCAAACATTGAGGATCATGACTTTGATGTTAAATTTAAAAACGCTCAACGCTTTCTTGAAGATGGTGACAAAGTTAAAGTAACCATCATGTTCCGTGGACGGGAATTATCCCATCCCGAACTAGGGAAGAAAGTTTTGGATAAAATGGCCAGCCAAATTAAAGATCTTGCCAATATTGAGCGCGCGGCTCGGCTTGAAGGAAAAAATATGATAATGATTCTGGCGCCTAAGCCACAGAATTAA
- a CDS encoding ABC transporter ATP-binding protein, with protein sequence MSQSKDGKEQSSRITSGIGRRGFGRSRQGEPVVKPKNFTRTLRRLWLYLNKERKLLMLIFILMLADSLLTLIGPYLIGMSIDAMSASMNMVNLKKLEIIVITLVFVYVLNGFLSFCQGWIMAGVSQQVVTNLRSTLFGKMQKLPIVFFDKHSHGELMSRLSNDIENVSSTISQSTTQLLSGSIAIIGSLIMMIALSPSLTLVSLLTAPLIILLARIIAKKTSKLFKEQQMQLGRLNGHIEETISGIQVVKAFNYEDKVIAEFDEINTKLCDVGLRAQIWSGFLMPLMNVINNIGFALIAIVGGVLAIDNLITVGVIASFLSYSRQFARPLNDIASLFNLLQSGVAGAERVFEILDEPEEAPDRPNAVVLEKAIGDVVFKNVSFGYRADVSVLKNVSFVAKEGSSTALVGPTGAGKTTIVNLVTRFYDVTNGEILLDGRDIKDYTRDSVRRSFGIVLQDAYLFSGTIKENLKYGKPDASDEEMKAAAVMANADAFIARLPEQYDTLLSENGGSLSQGQKQLLAIARVILTKPSILILDEATSSIDTRTELHIQDALLKIMKGRTSFVIAHRLNTIRDADNILVIDHGEIVEKGSHDFLIYKKGVYHGMFFNQFQLEIE encoded by the coding sequence ATGTCTCAGTCAAAGGATGGCAAGGAACAAAGTAGTCGGATAACAAGTGGTATTGGAAGGCGAGGATTTGGCAGAAGCCGTCAAGGAGAACCTGTCGTTAAACCTAAAAATTTTACAAGGACTCTTAGGCGGTTATGGCTTTATCTGAATAAAGAACGTAAGCTGCTAATGCTTATTTTTATTTTAATGTTAGCGGATTCTTTACTGACTCTTATAGGTCCTTATTTGATTGGTATGTCTATTGATGCTATGTCTGCTTCAATGAACATGGTTAATTTGAAAAAACTAGAAATTATAGTAATAACACTTGTTTTTGTATATGTTTTAAATGGTTTTCTTTCTTTTTGTCAAGGGTGGATTATGGCGGGGGTTTCTCAGCAGGTAGTTACCAATCTTAGAAGTACATTATTTGGAAAAATGCAAAAGCTTCCTATTGTTTTTTTTGACAAACATTCTCATGGAGAATTAATGAGCAGGCTATCGAATGATATTGAGAATGTAAGTAGTACGATATCTCAGTCTACAACTCAATTACTATCTGGCTCTATTGCGATTATTGGTTCTCTGATTATGATGATAGCATTAAGCCCTTCCCTAACATTAGTTAGTTTACTTACTGCACCATTGATTATTTTACTTGCACGGATCATTGCTAAAAAAACTAGTAAATTATTCAAAGAACAGCAGATGCAACTCGGCAGATTAAATGGACATATTGAAGAAACCATTTCAGGAATACAGGTAGTGAAGGCATTTAATTATGAAGATAAAGTGATAGCAGAATTTGATGAGATAAATACAAAGTTATGTGACGTCGGATTAAGGGCGCAAATTTGGTCCGGGTTCCTTATGCCCCTAATGAATGTAATTAATAATATTGGATTTGCTCTTATTGCTATTGTTGGTGGTGTATTAGCCATCGATAACTTAATAACGGTTGGCGTTATCGCTAGTTTTTTAAGCTACTCAAGACAATTTGCCAGACCTTTAAATGATATAGCTAGTTTATTTAACCTTTTGCAGTCAGGTGTGGCCGGTGCAGAAAGAGTGTTTGAAATTCTTGATGAACCAGAGGAAGCGCCTGATCGGCCTAATGCTGTTGTATTAGAAAAGGCAATAGGAGATGTAGTATTTAAAAATGTAAGCTTTGGTTATAGAGCAGATGTATCCGTGTTGAAAAATGTAAGCTTTGTAGCAAAAGAAGGTAGCAGCACAGCACTTGTAGGTCCTACAGGTGCTGGGAAAACTACCATTGTAAATTTAGTTACTCGTTTTTATGATGTCACAAATGGTGAAATATTACTGGATGGACGTGATATAAAAGACTATACCAGAGATAGTGTAAGGAGAAGTTTTGGTATTGTACTTCAGGATGCCTATTTATTTTCCGGTACTATCAAGGAAAATCTAAAATATGGCAAACCCGATGCTAGCGATGAGGAAATGAAAGCTGCAGCTGTAATGGCTAATGCAGATGCCTTTATTGCACGTCTTCCTGAACAATATGATACACTGCTGTCGGAAAACGGTGGCAGCTTAAGCCAAGGGCAGAAGCAACTTTTAGCGATTGCCAGGGTTATTTTAACAAAGCCATCGATACTGATCTTGGATGAAGCGACAAGCAGCATTGATACTCGCACTGAGCTTCATATACAAGACGCTTTACTAAAAATTATGAAGGGTCGTACAAGTTTCGTTATTGCTCATAGATTAAATACTATTCGTGATGCAGATAACATATTGGTAATTGATCATGGTGAAATAGTAGAAAAAGGGAGCCATGATTTTTTGATATATAAGAAAGGAGTATACCATGGTATGTTCTTTAATCAATTTCAATTAGAAATTGAATAG